From the genome of Eublepharis macularius isolate TG4126 chromosome 12, MPM_Emac_v1.0, whole genome shotgun sequence, one region includes:
- the LOC129339346 gene encoding olfactory receptor 14A16-like, which translates to MANETSISEFLLLEFAVIRELQILHFFLFLTLYLATITGNLLIISAVAFDHRLHTPMYFILMNLAIQDLGSVSVIIPKSMVNSLMNTRDISYSGCVVQVFFFVFFVGSDFFLLTVMAYDRYVAICNPLQYEMVMNRHACTQMVVIVWITGLLYGALHTSGTFATTFCSNIVNQFYCEIPQLLRIACSDSYLTEVSALAVSVILEFGCFVFIIVTYVLIFSTVLRMPSVQGRQKAFSTCFPHLIVFSTFIVTGWFAYLRPPSKAPSDLDMALTVIYTFVPPMFNPIIYSMRNKEIKLALSKLFVQLCSSEKISSFFA; encoded by the coding sequence ATGGCTAATGAAACATCCATCTCAGAGTTCCTGCTCCTTGAATTCGCAGTGATACGAGAACTGCAGATCCTTCACTTTTTTTTATTCCTGACCTTGTACCTGGCAACTATCACAGGGAATCTTCTCATCATTTCTGCAGTGGCTTTTGACCACCGCCTGCACACACCCATGTATTTCATTCTCATGAACTTGGCCATACAGGACCTTGGCTCAGTTTCAGTCATTATCCCCAAGTCCATGGTCAATTCCCTTATGAATACCAGAGACATTTCTTACTCTGGATGTGTTGTTCAAGTTTTCTTTTTTGTGTTCTTTGTAGGatctgatttttttctcctcacTGTCATGGCATATGACCGGTATGTCGCCATTTGCAATCCTTTACAATATGAAATGGTGATGAACAGGCATGCTTGTACCCAGATGGTTGTAATAGTATGGATCACTGGACTTCTTTACGGTGCCCTGCACACTAGTGGCACCTTTGCCACTACTTTCTGCTCCAATATTGTCAATCAGTTCTACTGTGAAATACCACAGCTGCTTAGAATTGCCTGCTCTGACTCATATCTAACTGAAGTTAGTGCTCTCGCAGTCAGTGTAATTCTGGAATTTGGTTGCTTTGTCTTCATCATTGTAACTTATGTATTGATCTTTTCTACAGTGCTGAGAATGCCTTCTGTCCAGGGACGGCAAAAGGCCTTCTCCACTTGTTTTCCGCATCTTATTGTTTTCTCTACCTTTATAGTTACTGGGTGGTTTGCTTATCTGAGGCCTCCTTCTAAAGCACCATCTGATCTGGATATGGCATTAACTGTGATCTATACTTTTGTTCCACCTATGTTTAATCCCATTATTTATAGCATGCGGAACAAGGAGATCAAACTTGCCCTTTCAAAACTGTTTGTTCAGTTGTGCTCTTCTGAGAAAATATCTAGTTTTTTTGCCTAA
- the LOC129339348 gene encoding olfactory receptor 14I1-like: MNREDKMANLTSTSQFLLLEFSEIRELQVLHFFVFLTIYLIAITGNLLMFAVIAFDHHLHTPMYFFLMNLAVLDLASVSVIVPKALANSLMNSRSISYSGCVAQVFFYFAFQSSDLAILTIMAHDRYVAICNPLQYETVMHKGACIHMVFGAWVSGVLYATLQTAGTFTITFCSNIVNQFFCEIPQLLKLSCNDIYLIEVGFLVFGCSLGIGCFVFIVRTYIQIFSTVLQIPSVQGQKKALSTCIPHITVVSLLLFTGLFVYARPPTDSSSYLDIALAVMYAIIPPLLNPFIYTMRNKDIKTAVWKLYNLGHSSKSIFA; encoded by the coding sequence ATGAATAGAGAAGACAAAATGGCCAACCTGACTTCTACATCCCAGTTCCTGCTCCTGGAATTCTCCGAGATTCGAGAACTGCAGGTCTTACACTTCTTTGTGTTCCTAACAATATACTTGATAGCCATAACTGGGAatcttctcatgtttgctgtaaTAGCCTTTGATCACCATCTTCATACCCCCATGTATTTTTTCCTAATGAACTTGGCAGTATTGGACCTTGCATCTGTATCTGTTATAGTACCCAAAGCTCTAGCTAATTCCCTCATGAACAGCAGATCGATTTCTTATTCAGGATGTGTTGCTCAAGTTTTCTTTTATTTTGCCTTTCAGTCATCAGATCTTGCCATTCTAACAATAATGGCACATGACCGTTACGTTGCTATTTGCAATCCACTACAGTATGAGACAGTTATGCACAAAGGAGCCTGTATTCACATGGTCTTCGGTGCGTGGGTTAGTGGAGTCCTCTATGCTACATTACAGACAGCAGGCACTTTCACAATTACCTTCTGCTCTAACATTGTCAATCAGTTCTTTTGTGAAATCCCACAGTTATTAAAGCTTTCCTGCAATGATATATACCTAATTGAAGTTGGGTTTCTTGTATTTGGCTGTAGCTTAGGGATAGGTTGTTTTGTCTTTATTGTCAGAACTTATATACAGATCTTTTCTACAGTTCTCCAAATCCCTTCTGTGCAAGGTCAGAAAAAAGCCCTCTCCACTTGCATTCCCCATATTACTGTGGTTTCTTTGCTTCTGTTCACTGGACTCTTTGTCTACGCAAGACCTCCCACTGACAGTTCATCTTATCTAGATATAGCTTTAGCTGTGATGTATGCCATAATCCCCCCATTGCTGAATCCATTCATTTACACCATGAGAAACAAGGATATAAAGACAGCTGTATGGAAACTGTATAATTTGGGGCATTCTTCTAAATCCATATTTGCTTAA